A segment of the Pelorhabdus rhamnosifermentans genome:
TAAAATCCCCTGCCCCAAAATCAAAATCAGTAGTATTAGGCGTACTTAAATATTGATTGCCAGCTAAATATAAGCTCTTACTCCCCATTTTTGATTGGTTAGTTGAGATAGCTGCTCCACCATTTGCTGTCCATACCTTACCACTTTCATCTTTAATTCCATCATCAAAATGTAATAACGATACAGTGTATTGATCCATTTCATACATATTTGCATTACCTCCAACTTTTATTTGATTAGAAATCGATATACCAACGGATTAATATTTGATACAAGCCAACAAAGCGATGTTCTGAGGACGAGTTTCGCTGCCGCCTGCTTCAGTCGTACCTAATTCCTTTGTACACTGAGCACCTGTTCTTACAACCGTTCCATTTGCATTCCCAGTATAAACATTCATTGTATCCTGTTCACTAGGTATTGTATAAAGGAGAGTATTAGCACGATATGGATATGACAAAACCGCATGGTAATGAGATTTAGTGTCATCTGCTTGCACACTTCCTAATTGTCTTCCCGTATCAACTCCGCGCCCCACATCAAGCCCGCGAATAAACTCACCACGCAAATCGGGTAAATTAAATGTACTTTTACCGTCACCAATACCAAACGAAGTACCTAACATATTAAATAAATCCGCAAACACATCCCGCAATACTTCGCGGCCATCGCACAACAACCAGCCTTCCGGTGGAAATTGCCTTGCAAAATAATTTACCGTACCAACTGGAATTTTTTCATTACAACAACACATAGTTAACACCTCATAATTTTTTATTTTCAAACCGACATAACCCGGACCTCTTATTTCAGCTGTGTGTATCCTGTATATCGACTTTCACATATTAATCATCAAAATTTAACCTAACCTAACTTAATCACCTAATCGTGCAATTGATTTATGCTGCTTCAGCAATTCCATTACTTCGGGATTGGTATAGGAGTCCGGCACAACCGTGTAAGTATTGACGCCGGATGGAATCACAAAGATAAAGATATGGAATATCGCCTTCGTTTGGAAGCGATAAAATTCAAGTAATAAAAATGCCGCCTGGTAGCTTGTGCTGCCGAGCGGTATTTTTTGTTTACAATATCACCAGTTTAGTGGATTTGGATATTTCTGTACGGCTTTTTAGTTTTATCTTGTTTTTGTAAGTTCACAGTAAGAACCATCATTAAATTGTGCATCAATTTTATCTTCTACGACATTGTCTATATAGAGCTCCTGCTGCGCAATAAAAAATATATATTATTCCCTAGTTCATCTTCAGTAAAACTGCGTAAGGTATTAAATACAATATATTTCAAAAAATAGGAAGAAGGACTCTTTCCAGCAATCAGCCAGAATGGTCCTTATTCATGCACTCAACCGTTTTTCTGCAACTGCGTCAAAATAAAAAAAGGCTCCCTCGCTGAGAGACGAGAGAGCGATCGGAGAAAATTTGGAAAAGTTGTATATATTTTAACGGCCATACATAGACCGGATCAGCTTGCTTATAAAATATCATATAAATTGACAAAATTATGACAAAGGCCCCTAAACCGACTGAGAGCTACGCTCACACTCTAAACTAATCTGCAAGTACCAAGTTTGTTATTGAATAAGAGAAAGATCTGGGTAATACCCCATAGAAGCGCCGTACCATGATAAAGCTCCTAAGGATACCATTAATAGAAGATAGACAGCAACAATTATAATTTTCTCACCAAATGTCGTCTTAATATTATCTTCTTTATTTAATGTAGGTTCACGGTATACGTCGTCGTGACCAATTAAATTTGCCATTATATCATCCCTTTTAATTGAATTAGCGAAAATATCTTTCCACTGATTCAGTGTATGCTGATATAATTGTTTTGTAAATATAATCCAAAAATGTTATAATATTAAATTTAGCGAGACTTTTTTGACAAATAAAAAAAGCGCCTACCCCAGCCATTACGGCCAAAGTAGGCGCTTCGTCTGCTTACCATTCAGTAGCTACCATAAATACACAATACTGTATATTAAATTACATTTAATTGCAGGAAATTCCTATTAAATGTAGTATTTTGGAAATTAGGAGGTGTTTATGTGCGACAAAAACCGTTATTTTTGTTGATAGCCTTTTTGCTTATTTCAATAATGATTGGAGGTTGTACAGGCATGCAAAGTACAACAGTAATTACAC
Coding sequences within it:
- a CDS encoding tail fiber protein, which translates into the protein MCCCNEKIPVGTVNYFARQFPPEGWLLCDGREVLRDVFADLFNMLGTSFGIGDGKSTFNLPDLRGEFIRGLDVGRGVDTGRQLGSVQADDTKSHYHAVLSYPYRANTLLYTIPSEQDTMNVYTGNANGTVVRTGAQCTKELGTTEAGGSETRPQNIALLACIKY